AACATTCCGGTGACTGCCTCCTATCTGTAACCGAAGCAAACAAGCATTGGCAGGATAATCATCCGTTACACGAACACGAAAGCCCAACCGGGTAAGCAAATGAGTAAACCGGAACTTCTTACTTTCCTGCCAGAACATATCCGTCAAAGAACCGGACTGTTCGTTGCTAAGAAGAAGGTCCTGACTGCCATCCAGCCGATAAGCGACCCCGTTAATACCCGGCTTTACCGGAGGATAATATCCCCGCAGATACAGATAGCTTCCGTCTTTGGGATAATAATGCGGTTCCAGTAGAACGGCTTCCTTCCCCGTTACCCTTGCTTCCCATATTTCACTGTATGTTCCGGAAGCATCTCCAATGGCAAAAGCGACAGTTTCTCCGTTAAATACCGAAATGTCAGATCGTATCGTCGGCTGTGCCGCAGAAGGGAACTCCGTTACCAACCGGATCGGCACATTTTCCGATGCCGGCTCCGGCATACTCCGGTTGTCACAGCCGGCGCACGTCACGACGAACATCAAAAATATTCCCGACCATTTATTCACCCTATCTATCCTTTCTCTTTTCTCCATATTCTCCTTTTACGCTATCTATCCGGCGATACCGTTCCCGGTTGTACCTTCTGCTTCCGCCGTTCCGTCACGCCATTGAGTTACCTCTATCGCATAGCTACCCGTTTCCAGCGGATGGATCGTCATATCCAGTTCGATACGTGCAGACAACCCATGCAGAACTGCTTCATTTACCTCATCGGTCACATCCGTATACGATACAAACGATTGCCCGTCTTCCTGTTCCACCGTCAATGATAAGGTAACAGGAAGGTCCGTTCCGTCTGCATTCATTTCCGAACGAAGACCGAAAAGCGACAGGGAAGCCGTATAACGATTTTCCCCGTCCGCTCCGGCTGGAAATCGGACGGAACCGGAACTTCCCGCACAAGGTTTACCCGTCGGGATACATACCTCTGAAGGAATGCCGCTTAACTCACCGCCTATCACCACAACTTCAGTATCTCCCTCAATACGGATATTCAGTATCACCTCTTTGATGAGGCTGACAGGTGTCAGGACTACCGTTTTACTCTCCGCAGCAGCGACAATACCCTCCTGCCCGACTCCATACAAGTTCGCAGGTTGACTGATAATGCCTCCGGTTGTTTTTGAGTAAGCTCCCGAACGTGCTATGGCAAAGGCTTTGTCATATCCGTTATTCATGGATAGATCCAGATTGATGCCATCCGGATTACATGCCACAATCTTATAGCGTCCCTGCGGGATGGTTCCCTCATATCCCGAAGCATCGCCGCGACGAACGAGGGGAACCGGATTGCCATCGGCATAAAAATAATAATCGAAAACACCTGTATGAGCAGCACGTGTCCCCCAGTCCAGGACTAAGCGGACTTTGCCGTTCCTCGTCCAGTCCTTGTCGGTCGTCAGGGAGGTACAGGCCGTGAATAGCAACCCAATCAACAGCCCCCCCACATAATCCCTTATCTTGTTCCCCATCTTAATTTTCAATTTTCAATTCTCAATTTTCAATTACCTAACCCCTATCCTATACACTATACTGAGCCTGAATCCGATCATCATACCCGTTGCATTGAACAGGCTTTCCTGATAATTCTTATCATCCACTTTGTCATACCGGTATTTCTCTCCGCCAAAAACAGAACGGTAGCCAGCCTGTAAAGCCGCCTCCGTACAGAAACCGGCTCCTAATGGAACCATGCACCCTATTGCCAACCCTCCCGAAGCAAATTTACCTGTACGGCCATAAAGACCGTCGGAGCTGATCTTCTCCCCTCGTACATCAAAATCGCCATACTGTCCGAACGCTCCGACCCATAGCCAGCGGAAACGATCATCCCCTTTCAACCAAAAACGCGGCTCCAGCGTCAGGGACGAAACGCCCCAGAGGTTATCCGGATCACTTCCATACGTATAATAGGAATAAAGAAAGGAGGCATCTACCGACCAGCGTTCCCCGAAACAATATTCCAGTTCCAGATTAGGCATAAAGCTTCCCTTGTTAAATTCGACCGGTCCATTCCCCAGCATCACCGACGGAGCCAGCGTACACCAGGGCAGCAGGTTCGTCTTTATTGAAAGATTGAAAGGACGGGTACCGGAAAGGCCTGCCGTAGCAACCGTCGAGTGAGCCGTCTCCGGCTTCACTTCTTCAGGCATCACCTCCTTTTCAAAAGGACGTTCTACCTGTTTTTTCGGTTTTACCGTTTGGGAAAGGGACGTCTTTTTCGAGATCAGTAACCGGTAATCGCTGACTTCTTCCTTGTCAAACAAAGCATCGCATATCATATAGACAATACGATTTTCCTTTTCTCCCGACATCCGTTTATACTGTTCCACAAACGGGATAGCCCCATATTTTCCGACAGCCTCTTCCATGCTACGGGAATAATGGCTTTCACTATAATATATTTCCTGATTGGCAAACCACGGCACAGGAGTATCCAGATAATAGACATGTACCTGATCGCGGTTCGAACCACTACGGTCGATATAAAAGGCTATACATTCATACGGTAATTTCAATTTCGTTTTAATATAATTCCGGATACGTTCGGCACGCAGCGAAACCTGATTGACGGCTTCTGTCTCCATGTATTGCCAGGAAGCCAGGTGAGCCACAATCAATAGATGGGAAGTTCCCTCCAATAAGGCAATCCGGTTTTGCTTCAACAGCTCTGCCATCCGCTGAAGCTCCCCGGCATTGTCCGCATAATCTGCCAGCAAACGGTTTTCCGTTTCGGGAAAAGAATAGACATAAGCATTCGCCTGTTGGAAATCCTGTCCCCAAAGAATATTCCCCTTCAACAATAGGAGCATGATAAACAATATGTACAAAACTCTTTTCATAACTTCCCGTATCTGTTCCGTTTCTTAGCAAGAAACGGAACGTAAACAAAAACACAGACGTAAACAAATGGTATACAATGCCTTATATGCATAACAGAAGTATTCTTTATAGTTGTAGAATACAATATGAACCATTCTTTACGTCAGCTTTTTTTCTTTTCAGATCATGAATGTTTTTGAAACACAAGAAAAGCAGGTCTGTATGGAAAGTAATCTTCGTAAGAATACTTCTACTATAAAAAGACAATAAGATGAACTAAAAAAGAAGAAAGAAAAGAATAATTCCATTTACGAAAATAACCATAAACAACTGATACTTTGACGTTTGATAGAGATCAAATTGATTAGTATAAATAACAAGAACACCTATGCCCTACTTTGTAATATTTACTCTTTGAGAATAAGGAGAGTATAATATTCAGGGTTTCATGTGCAAAATTTCGGGTTTTCATAACCATTATAAGAAATAAAGTTATTATTTTTGCAGTGTAATACTATCATTGATTATCAACGTTCCGTTTCTTGCTAAGAAACAGAACCAGCTTCTAAGTCTATCCTGCTGATTCATATCTTTTTATTTTTGGTTCCTGTTTTCTTTTTAATACAATCCGATTGGCCTTATTGATCACGGAACTATTCAGTTCTGCCAGATAAATACGGGTCACCAAAATGGAAGAATGCCCCAGTGCATCACAAATAGTCTCGATATCCACCCCTTTGTCTCGTGCAACCGTTGCCCAGGAATGGCGTGCCACATGTGTGGTCAGTTTCACATTCAGTTCCAAAATCAGAGAAATACGGTTGAGCCGTTTGTTTTGCAATCTCAAGGCACTTTCATATCCTTCACCGTTGACATTCAGGATAGGAAACAGGTAAGGACTGTCTTTCACATCCGCCGCATACCGCCGGATGATCATTATCATCTCAGGCAATAGCTCTATATGCAAAACCTTACCGGTTTTACTTCTCGTATAGGTAAGAACTCCACCCTGGATATCTGTCTTTTTCAGATGGGCGAGGTCCACAAAAGACATCCCTCTCGTATAATAGCTGAACAAAAACATCGAAAGGGCAAATGCAAGATTGGGGGATAACCGGGACACCGCCTTTTCCAACCGGGTAATACTAGCTTCAGGCACAGCCCGTTTAGCCGTCTTTTTCACACCGGTAAAAACATTTTTAAAAGGATCTTCGTTTCCCCGGTCGGCCATCCCTGTCGCCACCATCTCATGCCATATAGTCCGCAGATGGCGAAGATAAAAAGAAGAACTATTCTCCCCCAACTTCTTCCCTCCCGGCTTTTCTTCTTGTAGCCAATGTTCATACGCCGTCATCAGTTTCCCATCCACCC
This is a stretch of genomic DNA from Parabacteroides chongii. It encodes these proteins:
- a CDS encoding fimbrillin family protein; translation: MEKRERIDRVNKWSGIFLMFVVTCAGCDNRSMPEPASENVPIRLVTEFPSAAQPTIRSDISVFNGETVAFAIGDASGTYSEIWEARVTGKEAVLLEPHYYPKDGSYLYLRGYYPPVKPGINGVAYRLDGSQDLLLSNEQSGSLTDMFWQESKKFRFTHLLTRLGFRVRVTDDYPANACLLRLQIGGSHRNVLLDLNKGSLLPVGDTGTLIVWEADGTGPLLSNNFPDTLITSVMLEAGVPLTLAATVSLTDGTNLVYEDIPIHFEEPDSLSRAGTSYTVSVTLDMVKEKLSLSTSVDDWTEQEGGEVGL
- a CDS encoding DUF5119 domain-containing protein → MGNKIRDYVGGLLIGLLFTACTSLTTDKDWTRNGKVRLVLDWGTRAAHTGVFDYYFYADGNPVPLVRRGDASGYEGTIPQGRYKIVACNPDGINLDLSMNNGYDKAFAIARSGAYSKTTGGIISQPANLYGVGQEGIVAAAESKTVVLTPVSLIKEVILNIRIEGDTEVVVIGGELSGIPSEVCIPTGKPCAGSSGSVRFPAGADGENRYTASLSLFGLRSEMNADGTDLPVTLSLTVEQEDGQSFVSYTDVTDEVNEAVLHGLSARIELDMTIHPLETGSYAIEVTQWRDGTAEAEGTTGNGIAG
- a CDS encoding DUF3575 domain-containing protein; translation: MKRVLYILFIMLLLLKGNILWGQDFQQANAYVYSFPETENRLLADYADNAGELQRMAELLKQNRIALLEGTSHLLIVAHLASWQYMETEAVNQVSLRAERIRNYIKTKLKLPYECIAFYIDRSGSNRDQVHVYYLDTPVPWFANQEIYYSESHYSRSMEEAVGKYGAIPFVEQYKRMSGEKENRIVYMICDALFDKEEVSDYRLLISKKTSLSQTVKPKKQVERPFEKEVMPEEVKPETAHSTVATAGLSGTRPFNLSIKTNLLPWCTLAPSVMLGNGPVEFNKGSFMPNLELEYCFGERWSVDASFLYSYYTYGSDPDNLWGVSSLTLEPRFWLKGDDRFRWLWVGAFGQYGDFDVRGEKISSDGLYGRTGKFASGGLAIGCMVPLGAGFCTEAALQAGYRSVFGGEKYRYDKVDDKNYQESLFNATGMMIGFRLSIVYRIGVR
- a CDS encoding tyrosine-type recombinase/integrase is translated as MRRDNEKSAGRRQKVEVLQFMREKITRLEDGGKKSTAHNYSSALNSFRRFLCGKIVYADGVDGKLMTAYEHWLQEEKPGGKKLGENSSSFYLRHLRTIWHEMVATGMADRGNEDPFKNVFTGVKKTAKRAVPEASITRLEKAVSRLSPNLAFALSMFLFSYYTRGMSFVDLAHLKKTDIQGGVLTYTRSKTGKVLHIELLPEMIMIIRRYAADVKDSPYLFPILNVNGEGYESALRLQNKRLNRISLILELNVKLTTHVARHSWATVARDKGVDIETICDALGHSSILVTRIYLAELNSSVINKANRIVLKRKQEPKIKRYESAG